In Penaeus chinensis breed Huanghai No. 1 chromosome 11, ASM1920278v2, whole genome shotgun sequence, a genomic segment contains:
- the LOC125030736 gene encoding solute carrier family 23 member 1-like isoform X1, with protein MADNPTFEIEEGAALPQKEKGAIQPQLDAEAPPPPPPSPPPEEKAEDALTSELLYTVDDVPPWYMCILLGLQHYLTMVGATITIPFILTPLMCIDDNDPARGKLVSTIIFVSGIVTLLQATFGVRLPIIQGGTFSFLVPTIAILVTSFEACDALPLANMTTTEREEVWQVRMREIQGAIAVSAIFQVLVGFTGIIGILLTWITPLAIAPTVALVGLSLFEVAADKAAQHWGISFMTMALLILFSQYLRNVAVPIPAYSKDKGISKSSVYIFKLFPVLLAILISWGFCGILTASGVFPEANKARTDLTTDLLKNSPWFRIPYPGQWGAPTVSVAGVFGMLAGVLASMIESVGDYYACARLAGAPPPPTHAVNRGIGIEGIGCILAGVWGTGNGTTSYSENIGAIGVTKVGSRRVVQYGAVIMIIVGMLGKFCALFVTIPEPVVGGVFCVMFAMISAVGLSSLQFVDLNSSRNLFVLGFSLFFGLALPKWIESNPGVINTGDAIADQLLTVLLQTSMFVGGFLGFLLDNTVPGTPKERGLLQWRATKEGGDADAVSHTYDFPFGMDVVRKIKWMKYVPLSPTFTGFVRKRSS; from the exons GGCGCCGCACTCCCGCAGAAGGAGAAAGGCGCCATCCAGCCCCAGTTGGACGCCGaggctcctccccctccgcctccgtcGCCGCCTCCAGAAGAAAAGGCAGAGGATGCTTTGACGTCAGAGCTGCTCTACACTGTGGATGATGTTCCTCCTTGGTATATGTGCATCTTACTTGGCTTGCAG CATTACCTGACGATGGTCGGCGCCACGATCACCATCCCCTTCATCCTGACGCCTCTCATGTGCATCGACGACAACGACCCCGCGAGAGGCAAGCTTGTCTCCACCATCATCTTCGTCTCGGGAATCGTGACCCTCCTGCAGGCCACTTTTGGGGTCAG gCTCCCCATCATCCAGGGCGGCACCTTCAGCTTCCTGGTCCCTACCATCGCCATCCTCGTCACCAGCTTCGAGGCCTGCGATGCCCTCCCTCTCGCCAACATGACGACGACGGAGCGCGAGGAGGTTTGGCAAGTGCGCATGAGGGAGATCCAGGGTGCCATCGCTGTGTCGGCGATTTTCCAGGTGCTCGTCGGGTTCACAG GTATCATTGGCATCCTGCTCACGTGGATCACGCCGCTGGCCATCGCCCCGACGGTCGCCCTCGTCGGCCTGTCGCTGTTCGAGGTGGCCGCCGACAAAGCCGCGCAGCACTGGGGCATCTCCTTCAT GACGATGGCTCTGCTCATCCTGTTTTCCCAGTACCTGAGGAACGTAGCGGTCCCTATCCCCGCGTACAGCAAGGACAAGGGAATTTCTAAGTCGTCTGTATACATCTTCAAGCTCTTCCCT gtCCTCCTCGCCATCCTGATCTCGTGGGGCTTCTGCGGAATCCTGACGGCCAGCGGCGTCTTCCCGGAGGCGAACAAGGCACGCACGGACCTCACGACGGACCTGCTCAAAAACTCGCCCTGGTTCAGGATTCCTTATccag GCCAGTGGGGGGCGCCGACGGTCTCCGTGGCTGGCGTATTCGGAATGCTGGCTGGTGTCCTCGCGTCCATGATCGAGAGCGTCGGTGATTACTACGCATGCGCAAGACTGGcag GGGCTCCTCCGCCGCCAACCCACGCCGTCAACCGCGGCATTGGCATCGAGGGCATCGGATGCATCCTGGCCGGCGTGTGGGGCACTGGCAACGGCACCACCTCCTACTCCGAGAACATTGGGGCCATCGGCGTCACCAAG gtgGGCAGCCGGCGCGTGGTCCAGTACGGCGccgtcatcatgatcatcgtgGGCATGCTGGGCAAGTTCTGCGCCCTCTTCGTCACCATCCCGGAGCCCGTGGTAGGCGGCGTCTTCTGCGTCATGTTCGCCATGATCTCGGCCGTGGGGCTCTCCTCACTGCAGTTCGTCGACCTGAACTCCTCCAGGAACCTCTTCGTCCTCGGCTTCTCGCTCTTCTTCGGCCTCGCGCTGCCCAAG TGGATCGAGAGCAACCCGGGAGTCATTAACACGGGTGACGCCATCGCCGACCAGCTCCTGACGGTGCTTCTGCAGACTTCCATGTTCGTGGGGGGTTTTCTCGGCTTCCTCCTGGACAACACTGTTCCCG gcacgCCGAAGGAGCGCGGCCTCCTGCAGTGGCGAGCGACCAAGGAGGGCGGCGACGCGGATGCTGTGTCGCACACCTACGACTTCCCCTTCGGAATGGACGTCGTCAGGAA AATCAAATGGATGAAATACGTCCCCCTCTCTCCGACGTTCACCGGCTTCGTGAGAAAGCGTTCGTCGTAG
- the LOC125030736 gene encoding solute carrier family 23 member 1-like isoform X2: protein MACNQAFEMDEGAALPQKEKGAIQPQLDAEAPPPPPPSPPPEEKAEDALTSELLYTVDDVPPWYMCILLGLQHYLTMVGATITIPFILTPLMCIDDNDPARGKLVSTIIFVSGIVTLLQATFGVRLPIIQGGTFSFLVPTIAILVTSFEACDALPLANMTTTEREEVWQVRMREIQGAIAVSAIFQVLVGFTGIIGILLTWITPLAIAPTVALVGLSLFEVAADKAAQHWGISFMTMALLILFSQYLRNVAVPIPAYSKDKGISKSSVYIFKLFPVLLAILISWGFCGILTASGVFPEANKARTDLTTDLLKNSPWFRIPYPGQWGAPTVSVAGVFGMLAGVLASMIESVGDYYACARLAGAPPPPTHAVNRGIGIEGIGCILAGVWGTGNGTTSYSENIGAIGVTKVGSRRVVQYGAVIMIIVGMLGKFCALFVTIPEPVVGGVFCVMFAMISAVGLSSLQFVDLNSSRNLFVLGFSLFFGLALPKWIESNPGVINTGDAIADQLLTVLLQTSMFVGGFLGFLLDNTVPGTPKERGLLQWRATKEGGDADAVSHTYDFPFGMDVVRKIKWMKYVPLSPTFTGFVRKRSS, encoded by the exons GGCGCCGCACTCCCGCAGAAGGAGAAAGGCGCCATCCAGCCCCAGTTGGACGCCGaggctcctccccctccgcctccgtcGCCGCCTCCAGAAGAAAAGGCAGAGGATGCTTTGACGTCAGAGCTGCTCTACACTGTGGATGATGTTCCTCCTTGGTATATGTGCATCTTACTTGGCTTGCAG CATTACCTGACGATGGTCGGCGCCACGATCACCATCCCCTTCATCCTGACGCCTCTCATGTGCATCGACGACAACGACCCCGCGAGAGGCAAGCTTGTCTCCACCATCATCTTCGTCTCGGGAATCGTGACCCTCCTGCAGGCCACTTTTGGGGTCAG gCTCCCCATCATCCAGGGCGGCACCTTCAGCTTCCTGGTCCCTACCATCGCCATCCTCGTCACCAGCTTCGAGGCCTGCGATGCCCTCCCTCTCGCCAACATGACGACGACGGAGCGCGAGGAGGTTTGGCAAGTGCGCATGAGGGAGATCCAGGGTGCCATCGCTGTGTCGGCGATTTTCCAGGTGCTCGTCGGGTTCACAG GTATCATTGGCATCCTGCTCACGTGGATCACGCCGCTGGCCATCGCCCCGACGGTCGCCCTCGTCGGCCTGTCGCTGTTCGAGGTGGCCGCCGACAAAGCCGCGCAGCACTGGGGCATCTCCTTCAT GACGATGGCTCTGCTCATCCTGTTTTCCCAGTACCTGAGGAACGTAGCGGTCCCTATCCCCGCGTACAGCAAGGACAAGGGAATTTCTAAGTCGTCTGTATACATCTTCAAGCTCTTCCCT gtCCTCCTCGCCATCCTGATCTCGTGGGGCTTCTGCGGAATCCTGACGGCCAGCGGCGTCTTCCCGGAGGCGAACAAGGCACGCACGGACCTCACGACGGACCTGCTCAAAAACTCGCCCTGGTTCAGGATTCCTTATccag GCCAGTGGGGGGCGCCGACGGTCTCCGTGGCTGGCGTATTCGGAATGCTGGCTGGTGTCCTCGCGTCCATGATCGAGAGCGTCGGTGATTACTACGCATGCGCAAGACTGGcag GGGCTCCTCCGCCGCCAACCCACGCCGTCAACCGCGGCATTGGCATCGAGGGCATCGGATGCATCCTGGCCGGCGTGTGGGGCACTGGCAACGGCACCACCTCCTACTCCGAGAACATTGGGGCCATCGGCGTCACCAAG gtgGGCAGCCGGCGCGTGGTCCAGTACGGCGccgtcatcatgatcatcgtgGGCATGCTGGGCAAGTTCTGCGCCCTCTTCGTCACCATCCCGGAGCCCGTGGTAGGCGGCGTCTTCTGCGTCATGTTCGCCATGATCTCGGCCGTGGGGCTCTCCTCACTGCAGTTCGTCGACCTGAACTCCTCCAGGAACCTCTTCGTCCTCGGCTTCTCGCTCTTCTTCGGCCTCGCGCTGCCCAAG TGGATCGAGAGCAACCCGGGAGTCATTAACACGGGTGACGCCATCGCCGACCAGCTCCTGACGGTGCTTCTGCAGACTTCCATGTTCGTGGGGGGTTTTCTCGGCTTCCTCCTGGACAACACTGTTCCCG gcacgCCGAAGGAGCGCGGCCTCCTGCAGTGGCGAGCGACCAAGGAGGGCGGCGACGCGGATGCTGTGTCGCACACCTACGACTTCCCCTTCGGAATGGACGTCGTCAGGAA AATCAAATGGATGAAATACGTCCCCCTCTCTCCGACGTTCACCGGCTTCGTGAGAAAGCGTTCGTCGTAG